In Cicer arietinum cultivar CDC Frontier isolate Library 1 chromosome 1, Cicar.CDCFrontier_v2.0, whole genome shotgun sequence, one DNA window encodes the following:
- the LOC101513737 gene encoding transcription termination factor MTERF15, mitochondrial, whose amino-acid sequence MQFGKALRRNVLILSYTCSTFSTISHHTTTKHILQTSHYRKQILLANLFQSYGFPSSTLHNFLSHNHFLFNSETSELRKSLSTLFSFQIPQKTLISLVRDCPSVLEPQFLHNWELGFPELKSKVPDTSPLMIANLLRCSRRFHLNPVEISQKVEVFKGLGFSENVMERVLEEFPSAIVMRESEIVGVIDFLVEFGILREEIDRVVRLYPRVLGFGVEDRLKPFIHELRGLGFSRREVRTKIVRDPRILGMEIGEFSRCLKLLQSLKCREAIKERIFGEGLVRACFEVKLRVDCLCSHGLIRRDALKVLWKEPRLIAYDLEDIEKKIEFLVHRMKYSVDCLHEVPEYLGVNFEKQIVPRYNVIEYLKGKDAIGFEVGLKDLVKPTRLRFYNLYVKPYPECEKIYGRFSGKVEVKSKHPPGLWKLFKPQKFPQTDQDVKNMKAFMDSLV is encoded by the coding sequence ATGCAGTTCGGGAAAGCACTTCGAAGAAACGTGCTTATTCTCAGTTACACTTGTTCAACTTTCTCCACCATTTCTCATCACACCACCACCAAACACATTCTACAAACATCTCATTACAGAAAACAAATCTTACTCGCTAATCTCTTCCAATCCTACGGTTTCCCTTCTTCTACCCTTCACAATTTCCTCTCTCACAATCACTTTCTCTTCAATTCCGAAACTTCAGAACTTCGTAAATCTCTTTCCACTCTCTTTTCCTTCCAAATTCCGCAGAAAACCCTTATTTCCCTCGTTCGCGATTGCCCCTCTGTGTTGGAACCCCAATTTCTTCATAATTGGGAATTAGGTTTTCCCGAATTGAAATCCAAGGTTCCTGACACTTCCCCGTTAATGATTGCGAACTTGTTACGATGTTCTAGAAGGTTCCATTTAAACCCTGTTGAAATCTCTCAGAAAGTTGAGGTttttaagggtttagggttttctGAAAATGTTATGGAAAGGGTTTTGGAAGAATTTCCCAGCGCAATTGTGATGAGGGAAAGTGAAATTGTTGGTGTGATTGATTTTCTTGTGGAATTTGGGATTCTTAGAGAGGAAATTGATAGAGTTGTTAGATTGTATCCTAGGGTTTTGGGATTTGGAGTTGAAGATAGGTTGAAGCCTTTCATTCACGAATTGAGGGGTTTGGGGTTTTCCCGCCGTGAGGTTAGAACAAAGATTGTTAGGGATCCGAGAATTTTAGGAATGGAAATTGGGGAATTTTCGCGGTGTTTGAAGTTGTTACAGAGTTTGAAATGCAGGGAAGCAATTAAAGAGAGGATTTTTGGAGAGGGTTTGGTTAGGGCTTGTTTTGAAGTGAAGTTGAGAGTCGATTGTTTGTGCAGTCACGGTTTGATTCGTAGAGATGCCTTGAAGGTGTTATGGAAGGAACCGAGGTTGATCGCATATGATCTGGAGGATATTGAGAAGAAGATTGAGTTTTTAGTTCATAGGATGAAATATAGTGTTGATTGTTTGCATGAGGTTCCTGAATACTTGGGTGtgaattttgaaaaacagaTTGTTCCTAGATACAATGTGATTGAGTATTTGAAAGGAAAAGATGCAATTGGGTTTGAAGTTGGATTGAAGGATCTTGTTAAACCAACTAGGCTTAGATTTTACAATCTTTATGTGAAGCCTTACCCTGAATGTGAAAAAATATATGGGAGATTTTCAGGTAAGGTTGAAGTTAAAAGCAAGCATCCACCTGGACTTTGGAAGCTCTTTAAACCGCAGAAGTTTCCTCAAACTGATCAAGATGTGAAGAACATGAAGGCTTTCATGGACTCACTGGTgtag